In Brienomyrus brachyistius isolate T26 chromosome 19, BBRACH_0.4, whole genome shotgun sequence, one DNA window encodes the following:
- the si:ch211-140l13.3 gene encoding uncharacterized protein si:ch211-140l13.3 isoform X3 — MQTDLSSRDTWGDNTNFPKGTRDPSSPFVQSLQHSECPQSSGYLGQSMRPEQSMQPHVEQRQRVQQEQSRLLTLFSPENTQPRNLTHVEEDVTQKESCFSAQSFGVQRKYSTSPEERSTGPGIRMAEKAFERSLENHLKVDGDLPEKQTQDVKDTIMEKQSILKQGKGRLRLNMGKGCSVKTQRRTSISLRSRKGSLADHRSCFTDHQRCFTDHQRCFTTPTSLQVWKRDKPVIDNAVSNGSSDISNGNNALNKTRGSASAYIRPRGQTSTRSFKDGNFWKQRCPSDRDQIQGDRTQVSVLPEPQCIKCSTLQTGRRYLFVRDKDTYREIPQSTSTEAECMFKNMNGHIVRVVNGMPLSTGNQSVYEISGKRSFRKELNWTTVGARNSVSTGASNGASGNENEHLQAPSRQGYVNRRGSDSDDDDYASDALSEQVEGATSRAEIPGSATSVLSDSSDAEQLSIQWPESVAGTLYAVPVHNGKDHALKLDKMKAEQEEALFLFRIECERTEDLHCEQQRTTSEDALHNQIPASSIDNELQELKREMQALKEQLKQRESHWSLAHGHLLKQVESLLRENTKLKGKHGILEHRRLETRRPHDGSHELSAETVERGLKEPMKESPQGTVDRSPVSASTRSAVLTSHKSPVHQRAAHATTDSNGHLLTDRSKDQSFPFTGKTTLISECAEHTPKSDSCNMLNSNTNGDEEHQTKIGAYPQLNETSNEQLAASASNMASSGSQRPQLRRVPGHEFIHSVSKHDRVLEETRHRDGKTEWLYSSGRRVIAFRDGAKKEISADRKSSTVTYFNGDVKHILADEKVVYYYSSTPTTHTTYPSGLEVLQFPSKQIEKHHPSGVREIIFPDQTVKHIFPDGREKSVFPDGTVVTVARNGDKTIEFTSGQREIHTAQFRRREYPDGAVKTIYTTGHQEAKYPQAEPAGKP, encoded by the exons ATGCAAACTGACCTCTCATCACGAGACACATGGGGAGATAATACCAACTTCCCTAAGGGGACTAGAGACCCTTCGAGTCCCTTTGTCCAAAGCCTTCAGCACTCTGAATGTCCTCAG AGTTCGGGGTATCTGGGGCAGTCCATGCGGCCGGAGCAATCCATGCAGCCGCATGTGGAGCAGCGCCAGAGAGTGCAGCAGGAGCAGAGCAGGCTTCTGACTCTCTTCAGTCCAG AGAATACGCAACCCAGAAACCTGACCCATGTCGAAGAGGATGTGACCCAAAAGGAGAGTTGCTTTTCTGCTCAGTCCTTTGGGGTACAGAGAAAGTATTCCACCAGTCCCGAGGAGAG ATCCACTGGACCTGGAATTCGAATGGCAGAGAAAGCCTTTGAAAGGAGCTTAGAAAACCATCTCAAGGTAGATGGAGACCTCCCAGAGAAGCAGACGCAG GACGTTAAGGACACCATAATGGAGAAACAATCCATCCTAAAACAAGGGAAGGGGAGATTACGCTTAAATATGGGTAAGGGCTGTTCAGTGAAGACCCAGAGGAGAACCTCCATTAGCCTGCGTTCCCGTAAAGGGAGCCTCGCCGATCATCGTAGCTGCTTCACCGATCACCAGAGGTGCTTCACCGATCACCAGAGGTGCTTCACTACTCCCACCTCCCTACAGGTCTGGAAAAGAGACAAGCCAGTAATAGACAATGCTGTTTCTAATGGCAGTTCTGACATTTCCAATGGGAATAATGCTCTAAATAAGACTCGGGGCTCAGCTTCAGCCTATATAAGACCCAGAGGCCAGACATCCACCAGATCTTTTAAAGATGGGAACTTCTGGAAGCAGAGATGCCCTAGTGATAGGGACCAGATACAAGGAGATCGAACGCAAGTGTCTGTATTACCAGAGCCGCAGTGTATCAAATGCAGTACACTACAAACAGGGCGAAGATATCTTTTTGTCCGAGACAAGGACACTTATCGGGAAATTCCTCAGAGCACTTCAACAGAAGCTGAATGCATGTTTAAAAACATGAATGGCCACATCGTTAGAGTCGTGAATGGAATGCCCCTTTCTACAGGCAATCAGTCAGTTTACGAAATCAGCGGTAAGAGAAGTTTTAGAAAAGAGTTAAACTGGACCACAGTGGGGGCCCGAAACTCTGTGTCCACAGGTGCATCAAATGGGGCCAGCGGTAATGAGAATGAGCATCTCCAAGCTCCTTCCAGGCAAGGATACGTGAACCGCCGGGGTAGTGACAGCGATGATGACGACTATGCCAGTGACGCTCTGAGTGAGCAAGTTGAGGGGGCCACCTCCAGGGCTGAGATCCCTGGCTCTGCAACCAGTGTCCTCAGTGACAGCAGTGATGCAGAGCAGCTCAGCATCCAGTGGCCTGAGTCCGTGGCAGGGACTCTGTATGCAGTGCCAGTGCACAATGGTAAGGATCATGCGTTAAAGCTGGACAAGATGAAAGCAGAACAAGAGGAAGCTCTTTTTCTCTTCAG AATTGAGTGTGAAAGAACAGAGGACCTCCACTGTGAACAGCAGAGAACAACTTCTGAAGATGCTTTGCATAATCAAATACCAGCTTCCTCCATAGACAATGAACTGCAG GAGCTAAAACGTGAAATGCAGGCCCTAAAAGAACAACTGAAGCAGAGGGAGAGCCACTGGTCCTTAGCTCATGGGCACCTGCTGAAACAAGTAGAGTCCCTCCTCAGGGAGAACACAAAACTCAAGGGCAAGCACGGAATTCTGGAACATCGCCGCCTTGAGACTCGGAGGCCTCATGACGGTTCTCATGAGCTAAGTGCAGAGACTGTG GAAAGAGGCCTTAAGGAGCCCATGAAGGAATCCCCCCAAGGTACTGTTGACAGATCCCCTGTATCGGCCAGCACTAGAAGTGCCGTACTGACGTCCCACAAGTCTCcggtccaccagagggcagcacATGCCACCACAGAT TCAAATGGTCACCTTCTTACAGACAGGAGTAAGGACCAGTCATTCCCGTTCACAG GAAAGACGACTTTGATTTCAGAATGCGCCGAGCATACTCCAAAGTCAGACAGCTGCAACATGCTCAATAGCAACACCAACGGG GACGAAGAACACCAGACAAAAATAGGGGCGTACCCCCAGCTTAATGAGACATCCAATGAGCAGCTGGCAGCGTCAGCCAGCAATATGGCATCCTCAGGGTCTCAGCGCCCTCAG CTGAGGAGAGTGCCTGGACATGAGTTTATACATTCAGTAAGCAAGCATGACAGAGTGCTTGAGGAAACTCGCCACCGAGATGGAAAG ACGGAGTGGCTCTATTCTAGTGGGCGCCGAGTAATTGCATTCCGAGACGGAGCTAAGAAGGAGATATCTGCAGACAGAAAGTCCAGCACTGTCACCTACTTCAATGGAGATGTCAAGCATATCCTAGCAGATGAAAAGGTG GTTTACTACTATTCCAGTACACCGACAACGCACACTACTTATCCAAGTGGCCTCGAGGTCCTTCAGTTCCCGAGCAAACAGATAG AGAAACATCACCCCAGTGGTGTAAGAGAGATTATTTTCCCTGACCAGACAGTCAAGCATATCTTCCCTGACGGTCGAGAGAAGAGTGTCTTTCCAGATGGCACTGTAGTGACGGTTGCAAG GAATGGTGACAAGACAATAGAGTTCACTAGCGGTCAGCGGGAGATCCACACAGCTCAGTTCAGGAGGAGGGAATACCCAGACGGAGCTGTGAAGACCATCTATACAACAGGACATCAGGAAGCAAAGTATCCACAGGCAGAGCCTGCAGGAAAACCATAG
- the si:ch211-140l13.3 gene encoding uncharacterized protein si:ch211-140l13.3 isoform X2 — translation MEKATTVPSDCPITEASIATCSLCGSAMQTDLSSRDTWGDNTNFPKGTRDPSSPFVQSLQHSECPQSSGYLGQSMRPEQSMQPHVEQRQRVQQEQSRLLTLFSPENTQPRNLTHVEEDVTQKESCFSAQSFGVQRKYSTSPEERSTGPGIRMAEKAFERSLENHLKVDGDLPEKQTQDVKDTIMEKQSILKQGKGRLRLNMGKGCSVKTQRRTSISLRSRKGSLADHRSCFTDHQRCFTDHQRCFTTPTSLQVWKRDKPVIDNAVSNGSSDISNGNNALNKTRGSASAYIRPRGQTSTRSFKDGNFWKQRCPSDRDQIQGDRTQVSVLPEPQCIKCSTLQTGRRYLFVRDKDTYREIPQSTSTEAECMFKNMNGHIVRVVNGMPLSTGNQSVYEISGKRSFRKELNWTTVGARNSVSTGASNGASGNENEHLQAPSRQGYVNRRGSDSDDDDYASDALSEQVEGATSRAEIPGSATSVLSDSSDAEQLSIQWPESVAGTLYAVPVHNGKDHALKLDKMKAEQEEALFLFRIECERTEDLHCEQQRTTSEDALHNQIPASSIDNELQELKREMQALKEQLKQRESHWSLAHGHLLKQVESLLRENTKLKGKHGILEHRRLETRRPHDGSHELSAETVERGLKEPMKESPQGTVDRSPVSASTRSAVLTSHKSPVHQRAAHATTDSNGHLLTDRSKDQSFPFTGKTTLISECAEHTPKSDSCNMLNSNTNGDEEHQTKIGAYPQLNETSNEQLAASASNMASSGSQRPQLRRVPGHEFIHSVSKHDRVLEETRHRDGKTEWLYSSGRRVIAFRDGAKKEISADRKSSTVTYFNGDVKHILADEKVVYYYSSTPTTHTTYPSGLEVLQFPSKQIEKHHPSGVREIIFPDQTVKHIFPDGREKSVFPDGTVVTVARNGDKTIEFTSGQREIHTAQFRRREYPDGAVKTIYTTGHQEAKYPQAEPAGKP, via the exons ATGGAAAAGGCCACG ACCGTTCCCAGTGACTGTCCAATCACAGAAGCTTCCATCGCCACTTGCAGCCTCTGTGGTAGTGCTATGCAAACTGACCTCTCATCACGAGACACATGGGGAGATAATACCAACTTCCCTAAGGGGACTAGAGACCCTTCGAGTCCCTTTGTCCAAAGCCTTCAGCACTCTGAATGTCCTCAG AGTTCGGGGTATCTGGGGCAGTCCATGCGGCCGGAGCAATCCATGCAGCCGCATGTGGAGCAGCGCCAGAGAGTGCAGCAGGAGCAGAGCAGGCTTCTGACTCTCTTCAGTCCAG AGAATACGCAACCCAGAAACCTGACCCATGTCGAAGAGGATGTGACCCAAAAGGAGAGTTGCTTTTCTGCTCAGTCCTTTGGGGTACAGAGAAAGTATTCCACCAGTCCCGAGGAGAG ATCCACTGGACCTGGAATTCGAATGGCAGAGAAAGCCTTTGAAAGGAGCTTAGAAAACCATCTCAAGGTAGATGGAGACCTCCCAGAGAAGCAGACGCAG GACGTTAAGGACACCATAATGGAGAAACAATCCATCCTAAAACAAGGGAAGGGGAGATTACGCTTAAATATGGGTAAGGGCTGTTCAGTGAAGACCCAGAGGAGAACCTCCATTAGCCTGCGTTCCCGTAAAGGGAGCCTCGCCGATCATCGTAGCTGCTTCACCGATCACCAGAGGTGCTTCACCGATCACCAGAGGTGCTTCACTACTCCCACCTCCCTACAGGTCTGGAAAAGAGACAAGCCAGTAATAGACAATGCTGTTTCTAATGGCAGTTCTGACATTTCCAATGGGAATAATGCTCTAAATAAGACTCGGGGCTCAGCTTCAGCCTATATAAGACCCAGAGGCCAGACATCCACCAGATCTTTTAAAGATGGGAACTTCTGGAAGCAGAGATGCCCTAGTGATAGGGACCAGATACAAGGAGATCGAACGCAAGTGTCTGTATTACCAGAGCCGCAGTGTATCAAATGCAGTACACTACAAACAGGGCGAAGATATCTTTTTGTCCGAGACAAGGACACTTATCGGGAAATTCCTCAGAGCACTTCAACAGAAGCTGAATGCATGTTTAAAAACATGAATGGCCACATCGTTAGAGTCGTGAATGGAATGCCCCTTTCTACAGGCAATCAGTCAGTTTACGAAATCAGCGGTAAGAGAAGTTTTAGAAAAGAGTTAAACTGGACCACAGTGGGGGCCCGAAACTCTGTGTCCACAGGTGCATCAAATGGGGCCAGCGGTAATGAGAATGAGCATCTCCAAGCTCCTTCCAGGCAAGGATACGTGAACCGCCGGGGTAGTGACAGCGATGATGACGACTATGCCAGTGACGCTCTGAGTGAGCAAGTTGAGGGGGCCACCTCCAGGGCTGAGATCCCTGGCTCTGCAACCAGTGTCCTCAGTGACAGCAGTGATGCAGAGCAGCTCAGCATCCAGTGGCCTGAGTCCGTGGCAGGGACTCTGTATGCAGTGCCAGTGCACAATGGTAAGGATCATGCGTTAAAGCTGGACAAGATGAAAGCAGAACAAGAGGAAGCTCTTTTTCTCTTCAG AATTGAGTGTGAAAGAACAGAGGACCTCCACTGTGAACAGCAGAGAACAACTTCTGAAGATGCTTTGCATAATCAAATACCAGCTTCCTCCATAGACAATGAACTGCAG GAGCTAAAACGTGAAATGCAGGCCCTAAAAGAACAACTGAAGCAGAGGGAGAGCCACTGGTCCTTAGCTCATGGGCACCTGCTGAAACAAGTAGAGTCCCTCCTCAGGGAGAACACAAAACTCAAGGGCAAGCACGGAATTCTGGAACATCGCCGCCTTGAGACTCGGAGGCCTCATGACGGTTCTCATGAGCTAAGTGCAGAGACTGTG GAAAGAGGCCTTAAGGAGCCCATGAAGGAATCCCCCCAAGGTACTGTTGACAGATCCCCTGTATCGGCCAGCACTAGAAGTGCCGTACTGACGTCCCACAAGTCTCcggtccaccagagggcagcacATGCCACCACAGAT TCAAATGGTCACCTTCTTACAGACAGGAGTAAGGACCAGTCATTCCCGTTCACAG GAAAGACGACTTTGATTTCAGAATGCGCCGAGCATACTCCAAAGTCAGACAGCTGCAACATGCTCAATAGCAACACCAACGGG GACGAAGAACACCAGACAAAAATAGGGGCGTACCCCCAGCTTAATGAGACATCCAATGAGCAGCTGGCAGCGTCAGCCAGCAATATGGCATCCTCAGGGTCTCAGCGCCCTCAG CTGAGGAGAGTGCCTGGACATGAGTTTATACATTCAGTAAGCAAGCATGACAGAGTGCTTGAGGAAACTCGCCACCGAGATGGAAAG ACGGAGTGGCTCTATTCTAGTGGGCGCCGAGTAATTGCATTCCGAGACGGAGCTAAGAAGGAGATATCTGCAGACAGAAAGTCCAGCACTGTCACCTACTTCAATGGAGATGTCAAGCATATCCTAGCAGATGAAAAGGTG GTTTACTACTATTCCAGTACACCGACAACGCACACTACTTATCCAAGTGGCCTCGAGGTCCTTCAGTTCCCGAGCAAACAGATAG AGAAACATCACCCCAGTGGTGTAAGAGAGATTATTTTCCCTGACCAGACAGTCAAGCATATCTTCCCTGACGGTCGAGAGAAGAGTGTCTTTCCAGATGGCACTGTAGTGACGGTTGCAAG GAATGGTGACAAGACAATAGAGTTCACTAGCGGTCAGCGGGAGATCCACACAGCTCAGTTCAGGAGGAGGGAATACCCAGACGGAGCTGTGAAGACCATCTATACAACAGGACATCAGGAAGCAAAGTATCCACAGGCAGAGCCTGCAGGAAAACCATAG
- the si:ch211-140l13.3 gene encoding uncharacterized protein si:ch211-140l13.3 isoform X1, protein MEKATQTVPSDCPITEASIATCSLCGSAMQTDLSSRDTWGDNTNFPKGTRDPSSPFVQSLQHSECPQSSGYLGQSMRPEQSMQPHVEQRQRVQQEQSRLLTLFSPENTQPRNLTHVEEDVTQKESCFSAQSFGVQRKYSTSPEERSTGPGIRMAEKAFERSLENHLKVDGDLPEKQTQDVKDTIMEKQSILKQGKGRLRLNMGKGCSVKTQRRTSISLRSRKGSLADHRSCFTDHQRCFTDHQRCFTTPTSLQVWKRDKPVIDNAVSNGSSDISNGNNALNKTRGSASAYIRPRGQTSTRSFKDGNFWKQRCPSDRDQIQGDRTQVSVLPEPQCIKCSTLQTGRRYLFVRDKDTYREIPQSTSTEAECMFKNMNGHIVRVVNGMPLSTGNQSVYEISGKRSFRKELNWTTVGARNSVSTGASNGASGNENEHLQAPSRQGYVNRRGSDSDDDDYASDALSEQVEGATSRAEIPGSATSVLSDSSDAEQLSIQWPESVAGTLYAVPVHNGKDHALKLDKMKAEQEEALFLFRIECERTEDLHCEQQRTTSEDALHNQIPASSIDNELQELKREMQALKEQLKQRESHWSLAHGHLLKQVESLLRENTKLKGKHGILEHRRLETRRPHDGSHELSAETVERGLKEPMKESPQGTVDRSPVSASTRSAVLTSHKSPVHQRAAHATTDSNGHLLTDRSKDQSFPFTGKTTLISECAEHTPKSDSCNMLNSNTNGDEEHQTKIGAYPQLNETSNEQLAASASNMASSGSQRPQLRRVPGHEFIHSVSKHDRVLEETRHRDGKTEWLYSSGRRVIAFRDGAKKEISADRKSSTVTYFNGDVKHILADEKVVYYYSSTPTTHTTYPSGLEVLQFPSKQIEKHHPSGVREIIFPDQTVKHIFPDGREKSVFPDGTVVTVARNGDKTIEFTSGQREIHTAQFRRREYPDGAVKTIYTTGHQEAKYPQAEPAGKP, encoded by the exons ATGGAAAAGGCCACG CAGACCGTTCCCAGTGACTGTCCAATCACAGAAGCTTCCATCGCCACTTGCAGCCTCTGTGGTAGTGCTATGCAAACTGACCTCTCATCACGAGACACATGGGGAGATAATACCAACTTCCCTAAGGGGACTAGAGACCCTTCGAGTCCCTTTGTCCAAAGCCTTCAGCACTCTGAATGTCCTCAG AGTTCGGGGTATCTGGGGCAGTCCATGCGGCCGGAGCAATCCATGCAGCCGCATGTGGAGCAGCGCCAGAGAGTGCAGCAGGAGCAGAGCAGGCTTCTGACTCTCTTCAGTCCAG AGAATACGCAACCCAGAAACCTGACCCATGTCGAAGAGGATGTGACCCAAAAGGAGAGTTGCTTTTCTGCTCAGTCCTTTGGGGTACAGAGAAAGTATTCCACCAGTCCCGAGGAGAG ATCCACTGGACCTGGAATTCGAATGGCAGAGAAAGCCTTTGAAAGGAGCTTAGAAAACCATCTCAAGGTAGATGGAGACCTCCCAGAGAAGCAGACGCAG GACGTTAAGGACACCATAATGGAGAAACAATCCATCCTAAAACAAGGGAAGGGGAGATTACGCTTAAATATGGGTAAGGGCTGTTCAGTGAAGACCCAGAGGAGAACCTCCATTAGCCTGCGTTCCCGTAAAGGGAGCCTCGCCGATCATCGTAGCTGCTTCACCGATCACCAGAGGTGCTTCACCGATCACCAGAGGTGCTTCACTACTCCCACCTCCCTACAGGTCTGGAAAAGAGACAAGCCAGTAATAGACAATGCTGTTTCTAATGGCAGTTCTGACATTTCCAATGGGAATAATGCTCTAAATAAGACTCGGGGCTCAGCTTCAGCCTATATAAGACCCAGAGGCCAGACATCCACCAGATCTTTTAAAGATGGGAACTTCTGGAAGCAGAGATGCCCTAGTGATAGGGACCAGATACAAGGAGATCGAACGCAAGTGTCTGTATTACCAGAGCCGCAGTGTATCAAATGCAGTACACTACAAACAGGGCGAAGATATCTTTTTGTCCGAGACAAGGACACTTATCGGGAAATTCCTCAGAGCACTTCAACAGAAGCTGAATGCATGTTTAAAAACATGAATGGCCACATCGTTAGAGTCGTGAATGGAATGCCCCTTTCTACAGGCAATCAGTCAGTTTACGAAATCAGCGGTAAGAGAAGTTTTAGAAAAGAGTTAAACTGGACCACAGTGGGGGCCCGAAACTCTGTGTCCACAGGTGCATCAAATGGGGCCAGCGGTAATGAGAATGAGCATCTCCAAGCTCCTTCCAGGCAAGGATACGTGAACCGCCGGGGTAGTGACAGCGATGATGACGACTATGCCAGTGACGCTCTGAGTGAGCAAGTTGAGGGGGCCACCTCCAGGGCTGAGATCCCTGGCTCTGCAACCAGTGTCCTCAGTGACAGCAGTGATGCAGAGCAGCTCAGCATCCAGTGGCCTGAGTCCGTGGCAGGGACTCTGTATGCAGTGCCAGTGCACAATGGTAAGGATCATGCGTTAAAGCTGGACAAGATGAAAGCAGAACAAGAGGAAGCTCTTTTTCTCTTCAG AATTGAGTGTGAAAGAACAGAGGACCTCCACTGTGAACAGCAGAGAACAACTTCTGAAGATGCTTTGCATAATCAAATACCAGCTTCCTCCATAGACAATGAACTGCAG GAGCTAAAACGTGAAATGCAGGCCCTAAAAGAACAACTGAAGCAGAGGGAGAGCCACTGGTCCTTAGCTCATGGGCACCTGCTGAAACAAGTAGAGTCCCTCCTCAGGGAGAACACAAAACTCAAGGGCAAGCACGGAATTCTGGAACATCGCCGCCTTGAGACTCGGAGGCCTCATGACGGTTCTCATGAGCTAAGTGCAGAGACTGTG GAAAGAGGCCTTAAGGAGCCCATGAAGGAATCCCCCCAAGGTACTGTTGACAGATCCCCTGTATCGGCCAGCACTAGAAGTGCCGTACTGACGTCCCACAAGTCTCcggtccaccagagggcagcacATGCCACCACAGAT TCAAATGGTCACCTTCTTACAGACAGGAGTAAGGACCAGTCATTCCCGTTCACAG GAAAGACGACTTTGATTTCAGAATGCGCCGAGCATACTCCAAAGTCAGACAGCTGCAACATGCTCAATAGCAACACCAACGGG GACGAAGAACACCAGACAAAAATAGGGGCGTACCCCCAGCTTAATGAGACATCCAATGAGCAGCTGGCAGCGTCAGCCAGCAATATGGCATCCTCAGGGTCTCAGCGCCCTCAG CTGAGGAGAGTGCCTGGACATGAGTTTATACATTCAGTAAGCAAGCATGACAGAGTGCTTGAGGAAACTCGCCACCGAGATGGAAAG ACGGAGTGGCTCTATTCTAGTGGGCGCCGAGTAATTGCATTCCGAGACGGAGCTAAGAAGGAGATATCTGCAGACAGAAAGTCCAGCACTGTCACCTACTTCAATGGAGATGTCAAGCATATCCTAGCAGATGAAAAGGTG GTTTACTACTATTCCAGTACACCGACAACGCACACTACTTATCCAAGTGGCCTCGAGGTCCTTCAGTTCCCGAGCAAACAGATAG AGAAACATCACCCCAGTGGTGTAAGAGAGATTATTTTCCCTGACCAGACAGTCAAGCATATCTTCCCTGACGGTCGAGAGAAGAGTGTCTTTCCAGATGGCACTGTAGTGACGGTTGCAAG GAATGGTGACAAGACAATAGAGTTCACTAGCGGTCAGCGGGAGATCCACACAGCTCAGTTCAGGAGGAGGGAATACCCAGACGGAGCTGTGAAGACCATCTATACAACAGGACATCAGGAAGCAAAGTATCCACAGGCAGAGCCTGCAGGAAAACCATAG
- the si:ch211-140l13.3 gene encoding uncharacterized protein si:ch211-140l13.3 isoform X4: MEKQSILKQGKGRLRLNMGKGCSVKTQRRTSISLRSRKGSLADHRSCFTDHQRCFTDHQRCFTTPTSLQVWKRDKPVIDNAVSNGSSDISNGNNALNKTRGSASAYIRPRGQTSTRSFKDGNFWKQRCPSDRDQIQGDRTQVSVLPEPQCIKCSTLQTGRRYLFVRDKDTYREIPQSTSTEAECMFKNMNGHIVRVVNGMPLSTGNQSVYEISGKRSFRKELNWTTVGARNSVSTGASNGASGNENEHLQAPSRQGYVNRRGSDSDDDDYASDALSEQVEGATSRAEIPGSATSVLSDSSDAEQLSIQWPESVAGTLYAVPVHNGKDHALKLDKMKAEQEEALFLFRIECERTEDLHCEQQRTTSEDALHNQIPASSIDNELQELKREMQALKEQLKQRESHWSLAHGHLLKQVESLLRENTKLKGKHGILEHRRLETRRPHDGSHELSAETVERGLKEPMKESPQGTVDRSPVSASTRSAVLTSHKSPVHQRAAHATTDSNGHLLTDRSKDQSFPFTGKTTLISECAEHTPKSDSCNMLNSNTNGDEEHQTKIGAYPQLNETSNEQLAASASNMASSGSQRPQLRRVPGHEFIHSVSKHDRVLEETRHRDGKTEWLYSSGRRVIAFRDGAKKEISADRKSSTVTYFNGDVKHILADEKVVYYYSSTPTTHTTYPSGLEVLQFPSKQIEKHHPSGVREIIFPDQTVKHIFPDGREKSVFPDGTVVTVARNGDKTIEFTSGQREIHTAQFRRREYPDGAVKTIYTTGHQEAKYPQAEPAGKP; this comes from the exons ATGGAGAAACAATCCATCCTAAAACAAGGGAAGGGGAGATTACGCTTAAATATGGGTAAGGGCTGTTCAGTGAAGACCCAGAGGAGAACCTCCATTAGCCTGCGTTCCCGTAAAGGGAGCCTCGCCGATCATCGTAGCTGCTTCACCGATCACCAGAGGTGCTTCACCGATCACCAGAGGTGCTTCACTACTCCCACCTCCCTACAGGTCTGGAAAAGAGACAAGCCAGTAATAGACAATGCTGTTTCTAATGGCAGTTCTGACATTTCCAATGGGAATAATGCTCTAAATAAGACTCGGGGCTCAGCTTCAGCCTATATAAGACCCAGAGGCCAGACATCCACCAGATCTTTTAAAGATGGGAACTTCTGGAAGCAGAGATGCCCTAGTGATAGGGACCAGATACAAGGAGATCGAACGCAAGTGTCTGTATTACCAGAGCCGCAGTGTATCAAATGCAGTACACTACAAACAGGGCGAAGATATCTTTTTGTCCGAGACAAGGACACTTATCGGGAAATTCCTCAGAGCACTTCAACAGAAGCTGAATGCATGTTTAAAAACATGAATGGCCACATCGTTAGAGTCGTGAATGGAATGCCCCTTTCTACAGGCAATCAGTCAGTTTACGAAATCAGCGGTAAGAGAAGTTTTAGAAAAGAGTTAAACTGGACCACAGTGGGGGCCCGAAACTCTGTGTCCACAGGTGCATCAAATGGGGCCAGCGGTAATGAGAATGAGCATCTCCAAGCTCCTTCCAGGCAAGGATACGTGAACCGCCGGGGTAGTGACAGCGATGATGACGACTATGCCAGTGACGCTCTGAGTGAGCAAGTTGAGGGGGCCACCTCCAGGGCTGAGATCCCTGGCTCTGCAACCAGTGTCCTCAGTGACAGCAGTGATGCAGAGCAGCTCAGCATCCAGTGGCCTGAGTCCGTGGCAGGGACTCTGTATGCAGTGCCAGTGCACAATGGTAAGGATCATGCGTTAAAGCTGGACAAGATGAAAGCAGAACAAGAGGAAGCTCTTTTTCTCTTCAG AATTGAGTGTGAAAGAACAGAGGACCTCCACTGTGAACAGCAGAGAACAACTTCTGAAGATGCTTTGCATAATCAAATACCAGCTTCCTCCATAGACAATGAACTGCAG GAGCTAAAACGTGAAATGCAGGCCCTAAAAGAACAACTGAAGCAGAGGGAGAGCCACTGGTCCTTAGCTCATGGGCACCTGCTGAAACAAGTAGAGTCCCTCCTCAGGGAGAACACAAAACTCAAGGGCAAGCACGGAATTCTGGAACATCGCCGCCTTGAGACTCGGAGGCCTCATGACGGTTCTCATGAGCTAAGTGCAGAGACTGTG GAAAGAGGCCTTAAGGAGCCCATGAAGGAATCCCCCCAAGGTACTGTTGACAGATCCCCTGTATCGGCCAGCACTAGAAGTGCCGTACTGACGTCCCACAAGTCTCcggtccaccagagggcagcacATGCCACCACAGAT TCAAATGGTCACCTTCTTACAGACAGGAGTAAGGACCAGTCATTCCCGTTCACAG GAAAGACGACTTTGATTTCAGAATGCGCCGAGCATACTCCAAAGTCAGACAGCTGCAACATGCTCAATAGCAACACCAACGGG GACGAAGAACACCAGACAAAAATAGGGGCGTACCCCCAGCTTAATGAGACATCCAATGAGCAGCTGGCAGCGTCAGCCAGCAATATGGCATCCTCAGGGTCTCAGCGCCCTCAG CTGAGGAGAGTGCCTGGACATGAGTTTATACATTCAGTAAGCAAGCATGACAGAGTGCTTGAGGAAACTCGCCACCGAGATGGAAAG ACGGAGTGGCTCTATTCTAGTGGGCGCCGAGTAATTGCATTCCGAGACGGAGCTAAGAAGGAGATATCTGCAGACAGAAAGTCCAGCACTGTCACCTACTTCAATGGAGATGTCAAGCATATCCTAGCAGATGAAAAGGTG GTTTACTACTATTCCAGTACACCGACAACGCACACTACTTATCCAAGTGGCCTCGAGGTCCTTCAGTTCCCGAGCAAACAGATAG AGAAACATCACCCCAGTGGTGTAAGAGAGATTATTTTCCCTGACCAGACAGTCAAGCATATCTTCCCTGACGGTCGAGAGAAGAGTGTCTTTCCAGATGGCACTGTAGTGACGGTTGCAAG GAATGGTGACAAGACAATAGAGTTCACTAGCGGTCAGCGGGAGATCCACACAGCTCAGTTCAGGAGGAGGGAATACCCAGACGGAGCTGTGAAGACCATCTATACAACAGGACATCAGGAAGCAAAGTATCCACAGGCAGAGCCTGCAGGAAAACCATAG